Proteins encoded by one window of Ghiorsea bivora:
- the queG gene encoding tRNA epoxyqueuosine(34) reductase QueG, producing MVQNDPKQEIQMLAQTHGFALCAFTHPQVNAIDQEALDRWVDAKMYGDMDYMGEEIRTHRRKNPATMLDDIQTVISLGMPYSPPNHKHAIPQQGIIASYARGDDYHELMKKKLKALARDLDALLGQHGQRVYVDTAPVLEHALAAKGGLAWQGKHSLSINREYGSWFFLAELFTTANIEPDTEATLHCGTCTDCIPACPTGAIVSPYVVDARLCISYLTIEFKGFIPENLRKAMGNRIFGCDDCQTICPWNSKVKAPSNDFLKPREDTFLPELAMLLSLDDEGFRQMFRKSAIKRTKRAGLLRNVCIAMGNSGDVSFVPQLLGVLDDNEPLIRGHAVWALGQLASQQQDVQKHIQLLKEKEQHNEILAEIASFERKT from the coding sequence ATGGTACAAAACGACCCAAAACAAGAAATTCAAATGCTCGCCCAAACACACGGTTTTGCCTTGTGTGCCTTCACCCATCCGCAAGTTAATGCGATTGACCAAGAAGCTTTAGACAGATGGGTAGATGCGAAAATGTATGGTGACATGGATTATATGGGTGAAGAAATACGCACCCATAGGCGTAAAAACCCAGCGACCATGTTGGATGATATTCAAACCGTGATTTCTTTAGGCATGCCTTATTCTCCACCCAACCATAAACACGCAATCCCACAGCAAGGTATTATTGCCAGTTATGCCAGAGGTGATGACTACCACGAGCTGATGAAGAAAAAACTTAAAGCTTTGGCGCGAGATTTGGATGCACTGTTGGGTCAACATGGGCAACGCGTTTATGTGGATACAGCACCCGTGTTAGAACATGCACTGGCTGCCAAAGGTGGTCTGGCATGGCAAGGTAAACACTCACTGAGCATTAACCGTGAATATGGCTCTTGGTTTTTTTTGGCTGAGCTTTTCACCACAGCGAACATTGAACCTGACACCGAAGCAACATTGCACTGCGGCACATGCACCGATTGTATACCCGCTTGCCCCACAGGTGCCATTGTCTCACCTTATGTGGTGGATGCGCGTCTTTGTATTTCGTATTTAACCATTGAATTTAAAGGTTTTATCCCTGAGAACTTACGCAAAGCTATGGGCAATCGAATTTTTGGTTGTGATGATTGCCAAACAATTTGCCCTTGGAACAGTAAAGTTAAAGCACCATCAAACGATTTCCTCAAACCACGTGAGGATACATTTTTGCCAGAGCTTGCTATGCTTCTGTCCTTAGACGATGAAGGTTTTCGCCAAATGTTTCGCAAATCCGCCATCAAAAGAACCAAGCGTGCGGGGCTGTTGCGCAATGTATGCATTGCCATGGGTAATAGTGGTGACGTAAGTTTTGTACCGCAACTGCTTGGTGTTTTGGATGACAATGAACCTTTGATTCGTGGTCATGCCGTGTGGGCACTGGGGCAACTTGCAAGCCAACAGCAAGATGTTCAAAAACATATACAGTTATTGAAAGAAAAAGAACAACATAATGAAATATTGGCTGAAATCGCCAGTTTTGAGAGGAAAACATGA
- the folE gene encoding GTP cyclohydrolase I FolE has product MPNEFDVNDPKNKEAMAHVKALLAHFGEDPEREGLLETPKRVVKAFEEYFSGYKEDPSEHLKKTFEEVEGYDELVMVSDIDVHSHCEHHLAPFFGKAHVAYIPNGKVVGLSKLGRLVDGFAKRLQVQEKLTMQVHNAMEEVLQPAGVAVILQCKHSCMCYRGVKKPDAVTTTSKLSGAFLNNPSSRLELFQLIHNHGL; this is encoded by the coding sequence ATGCCCAATGAATTTGATGTAAATGACCCGAAAAATAAAGAAGCTATGGCGCACGTGAAAGCTCTCTTGGCGCATTTTGGTGAAGATCCAGAGCGTGAAGGTTTGTTGGAAACACCCAAGCGTGTGGTTAAAGCATTTGAAGAATATTTTTCAGGCTACAAAGAAGATCCGTCGGAACATTTGAAAAAAACCTTTGAAGAAGTCGAAGGTTATGATGAACTAGTGATGGTGTCGGATATTGATGTGCATAGCCATTGTGAGCATCATCTTGCGCCGTTTTTTGGTAAGGCGCATGTGGCATATATACCCAATGGAAAGGTCGTGGGTTTGTCTAAACTTGGGCGTTTGGTGGATGGCTTTGCCAAACGGTTGCAGGTGCAAGAAAAGTTAACCATGCAAGTTCATAATGCCATGGAAGAAGTATTGCAGCCTGCGGGTGTGGCGGTGATTTTGCAGTGTAAACATTCATGCATGTGTTACCGAGGGGTGAAAAAGCCTGATGCAGTAACAACAACCTCCAAGTTGAGTGGTGCATTTCTGAATAATCCATCCTCGCGTTTGGAGTTGTTTCAACTGATTCATAATCACGGTCTTTAG
- a CDS encoding cold-shock protein, whose product MSNQVEGTVKWFNDEKGFGFIEQEGGDDVFVHHTAINSEGFRSLEEGQKVTMEVVQGQKGPQAENVVPQ is encoded by the coding sequence ATGTCTAATCAAGTAGAAGGAACTGTAAAATGGTTCAATGACGAGAAAGGTTTCGGTTTTATCGAGCAAGAGGGTGGCGATGACGTATTCGTACATCACACTGCGATTAACTCTGAAGGCTTCCGTTCTTTAGAAGAAGGCCAAAAAGTAACTATGGAAGTAGTTCAAGGTCAAAAAGGACCACAAGCAGAAAACGTCGTTCCTCAATAA
- a CDS encoding cyclic nucleotide-binding domain-containing protein — protein MAQKITKKELEKALDTYANLVEMYPDNESYLQRYAKMLQTLGREATATITLQHLHDIIAKRSPKEAKAFAKQHPQIGRILLDDTAFEDHDKHAITGKIIHELTSKIWLKIHQKKLKEGQAICRAEDLSDTLTLIVEGNADAFAINHEGTRILVEHMGELDILGEHTLLKPSTMDIDVFVSSPTAKVVEIPRKKVSSMIKGNPHLDKMLKQRAIFRTHVQALARNDVFQTLPLKLTKYLARKLTIRHFAANTLIYDLKQPVHGIDIVISGHVCYLAHNRNKEKVMLSPLPPLSIAGDTSLHGGETTSMAELAAKTDASLAHIAFDDLLNVSVAYPPLKEKLVQHADMQKVKMMQEISRL, from the coding sequence ATGGCCCAAAAAATCACAAAAAAAGAACTGGAAAAAGCATTGGATACTTATGCTAATCTGGTTGAAATGTACCCCGATAACGAGTCTTATTTGCAGCGGTACGCCAAAATGTTGCAAACCCTAGGTCGCGAAGCAACAGCAACCATCACCTTACAACATTTGCATGATATTATTGCTAAACGCTCACCCAAAGAAGCCAAGGCTTTTGCCAAACAACACCCACAAATTGGACGTATCTTGCTGGATGACACAGCCTTTGAAGATCATGATAAACATGCCATTACGGGGAAAATCATTCATGAGTTAACCAGTAAAATTTGGTTGAAAATACATCAGAAGAAACTCAAAGAAGGGCAAGCAATTTGTCGCGCTGAAGATTTAAGTGATACCCTTACACTTATTGTAGAGGGCAATGCTGATGCGTTTGCTATCAACCACGAAGGCACGCGCATTCTCGTAGAACATATGGGAGAACTCGATATTCTGGGGGAACACACCTTACTCAAACCCAGCACTATGGATATTGATGTTTTTGTATCTTCGCCAACCGCAAAAGTAGTAGAGATTCCCCGAAAAAAAGTTTCATCCATGATCAAAGGCAACCCACATCTGGATAAAATGCTTAAACAACGCGCTATTTTTCGCACACATGTACAAGCCCTTGCTCGCAATGATGTATTTCAGACCCTGCCTTTAAAACTCACCAAATACCTCGCAAGAAAACTCACTATACGCCACTTTGCAGCCAACACACTTATTTATGATTTGAAACAACCCGTGCATGGCATTGATATTGTCATCAGCGGGCATGTTTGTTATTTGGCACATAATCGCAATAAAGAAAAGGTGATGTTATCCCCTCTTCCCCCCTTATCCATTGCTGGAGACACCTCACTACACGGCGGTGAAACCACAAGTATGGCAGAGCTTGCTGCCAAAACAGATGCATCACTTGCACATATAGCGTTTGATGATTTATTAAATGTCAGCGTAGCTTACCCCCCGTTAAAAGAAAAACTGGTACAGCATGCCGATATGCAAAAAGTGAAGATGATGCAAGAAATATCCAGACTGTAA
- a CDS encoding HD-GYP domain-containing protein translates to MTKYFDLLRAHQQHKKHATTDDSIKVTEAANTTSNQHNPYAQQGENHDSTLEPVVTTELLDEANLPEDEQTSQAQELSIDALPNEEENTQEAVKQKPITENTSTHIHNFSVATWLQEVSQSLQTIFQAAEKQEATDLSTLDTSLQNLMEQLEDNTKVLDALELEISRNIKQICNTDCSVNDLVEKSIMMMLYTIKISLRLKLQHNAIVQHASAAMLHHIGMAMVPSEVRQKVGKLTKDELALIRQAPENAVKYLKSCHVSHENILLAAEQAAERYDGSGPQGLSGHDIAWIARVVGLLSMFEALIHIRPYRPRLLPRDAIRELVNRHKKAFDPILLKALIEAVSLYPVGTFVQLNTGEIGQVIMVHSKFPLRPVVYINMDSNGNPITAREIDLKQQPNLMIQKCMYEESLGSDNT, encoded by the coding sequence ATGACAAAGTATTTTGATTTATTACGCGCACACCAGCAACATAAAAAACATGCTACGACTGATGATAGTATTAAAGTCACAGAAGCTGCAAACACAACAAGCAACCAACATAACCCTTATGCCCAACAGGGCGAAAATCATGATTCCACATTAGAACCTGTGGTAACAACAGAGCTTCTTGATGAAGCAAACCTCCCTGAAGATGAACAAACCAGTCAAGCGCAAGAACTTAGTATTGATGCCTTACCAAATGAGGAAGAAAATACGCAAGAAGCTGTGAAACAGAAACCTATAACCGAAAATACGTCAACACATATACATAATTTTTCTGTTGCAACTTGGCTTCAAGAAGTGAGCCAGTCTTTGCAAACAATTTTCCAAGCTGCTGAAAAACAAGAAGCGACTGACTTAAGCACCTTAGATACCTCACTACAAAATCTCATGGAGCAACTTGAAGATAACACCAAGGTTTTGGATGCTTTGGAACTAGAAATCAGCCGTAATATTAAACAAATATGCAATACCGACTGCAGCGTGAATGATTTGGTTGAAAAATCCATCATGATGATGCTTTATACCATCAAAATAAGTTTACGCTTAAAACTACAGCACAACGCCATCGTGCAACATGCCAGCGCGGCGATGCTGCATCATATTGGTATGGCAATGGTGCCTAGTGAAGTCCGTCAAAAAGTTGGTAAACTGACCAAAGATGAACTTGCTTTAATTCGCCAAGCGCCTGAAAATGCTGTGAAATACTTAAAATCATGCCATGTGTCTCATGAAAATATTTTACTTGCCGCAGAGCAAGCTGCTGAACGCTATGATGGTAGTGGTCCACAAGGGTTATCAGGGCATGATATTGCTTGGATTGCCCGTGTTGTCGGTCTGTTATCTATGTTTGAGGCCTTGATTCATATTCGCCCCTACCGTCCGCGTTTATTACCACGTGATGCTATTCGTGAACTGGTGAACCGTCACAAAAAAGCATTTGACCCCATATTGCTCAAAGCATTGATTGAAGCTGTATCGCTATACCCCGTTGGAACTTTCGTTCAGCTTAACACTGGAGAAATTGGTCAGGTTATCATGGTGCACAGTAAATTCCCCTTGCGCCCTGTGGTTTACATCAACATGGATAGCAATGGTAACCCTATCACGGCTAGAGAAATCGATTTAAAACAACAACCCAACCTTATGATTCAAAAGTGCATGTATGAAGAATCATTAGGAAGTGATAATACTTAG
- a CDS encoding ExeA family protein encodes MYLEHWKLNDFPFDNVPSSHFYYETDEHRTLCEDLYDAIIRRRGAIVLTGEIGCGKTTSTQRVLLDLPQERFDIALINYSSLSPLEMLFEISQQLGLGIVEKDKNILLTALREHLSKNATENRDTLICIDEAQSVPDITTLEELRLLLNFQLGDRFLVTLLLVGQPELQEKIAQIPQLQQRVALNLHVGKLNTQNTLNYVLHRLQIAGCERPILTKQAIILIHQHTGGVPRRINHLMDRCLLVGQRTSSALIDSKLVQATMQRYPG; translated from the coding sequence ATGTATCTTGAACATTGGAAGCTGAATGATTTTCCATTCGACAATGTTCCGTCGTCACATTTTTATTATGAAACCGATGAACATCGTACCCTTTGTGAAGACCTTTATGATGCTATCATACGTCGACGAGGAGCCATTGTACTTACAGGCGAAATTGGCTGCGGAAAAACCACATCCACCCAACGCGTATTACTTGATTTACCCCAAGAACGTTTTGATATTGCTTTAATCAACTATTCAAGCTTATCCCCTTTAGAAATGTTGTTTGAAATTAGTCAACAACTAGGTTTGGGCATCGTTGAAAAAGATAAAAACATTCTTTTAACTGCGCTTAGAGAACATCTCAGCAAAAATGCCACGGAAAACAGAGATACCCTGATTTGTATTGATGAAGCCCAAAGTGTTCCTGACATCACCACCTTAGAAGAACTTCGTTTACTGCTTAACTTTCAACTCGGCGATAGGTTCTTGGTCACACTACTGCTTGTAGGACAACCTGAATTACAAGAAAAAATCGCGCAAATTCCACAACTACAGCAACGCGTCGCACTTAACCTGCATGTAGGCAAGTTAAACACACAAAATACTTTAAATTATGTATTACACCGATTACAAATTGCAGGTTGCGAGCGCCCTATTTTAACCAAACAAGCCATCATACTTATTCATCAGCATACAGGCGGTGTACCACGGCGTATCAACCACTTGATGGATCGGTGTTTGCTCGTTGGACAACGTACATCATCTGCATTGATTGATAGCAAATTGGTGCAAGCCACCATGCAAAGGTATCCAGGCTAA
- a CDS encoding histidine phosphatase family protein — MLIIDLLRHGALQGGVKYRGALDEDLTQTGREAMDKVWQQLQGEVDTIICSPLSRCAEPALLWAEQADIPCVVEPAIQELSYGDWEGLTAAQIEHAYPGILQAWRQDPTPMTPPNGEPMLDFSKRIQVFLHHLIQEHKHGHVLLVAHSGSIRMLIAHALQAPIVSTRHLSMPYACWSRLKVDKGHVSLQFHAKTM, encoded by the coding sequence ATGCTGATCATTGATTTGTTGCGACATGGAGCCTTGCAAGGTGGGGTGAAATACAGGGGTGCTTTGGATGAAGACTTAACGCAAACGGGGAGAGAAGCCATGGATAAGGTATGGCAACAGCTGCAAGGTGAGGTGGATACGATTATCTGCTCACCACTGTCACGTTGTGCTGAGCCAGCACTTTTATGGGCAGAACAGGCTGATATTCCTTGTGTAGTTGAGCCTGCGATTCAAGAATTATCCTACGGTGATTGGGAAGGGCTGACTGCAGCACAGATTGAACACGCATACCCAGGCATTTTGCAAGCATGGCGACAAGACCCTACACCAATGACACCACCCAATGGTGAACCGATGTTGGATTTTTCCAAGCGTATACAAGTCTTTTTGCATCATTTGATTCAAGAACATAAACATGGTCATGTATTATTGGTCGCGCATTCAGGTTCGATTCGCATGTTGATTGCGCATGCTTTACAAGCCCCTATTGTTAGTACAAGACACTTGTCTATGCCTTATGCTTGTTGGAGTCGCTTAAAGGTAGATAAGGGGCATGTGAGCTTGCAGTTTCATGCCAAGACTATGTAA
- the fliW gene encoding flagellar assembly protein FliW, with the protein MTAISSPLQSFVQPNTIREFSFPRGLAGFPDASRFAFIYEGKGNMLCMQSLEYEEASFILTPWDTARLGEPPTLSKEQRACLKLDKDDHIMWMLVLNPFADKTWVTANLKAPIAINESQSMGLQCIRNDTDLELRYPWMHQPNLT; encoded by the coding sequence ATGACAGCAATTTCTTCTCCCCTTCAAAGCTTTGTTCAGCCCAACACAATACGTGAGTTTTCATTCCCTAGAGGTTTAGCGGGGTTTCCTGATGCATCACGTTTTGCTTTTATTTACGAAGGCAAAGGTAATATGCTTTGTATGCAATCTTTAGAATATGAAGAGGCATCATTTATTTTAACCCCTTGGGACACCGCCCGCTTGGGTGAACCTCCAACATTAAGTAAAGAGCAACGCGCTTGCCTTAAACTTGATAAAGACGACCATATCATGTGGATGCTTGTTCTTAATCCTTTTGCCGACAAAACTTGGGTAACAGCCAACCTCAAAGCACCCATTGCCATCAACGAAAGCCAATCCATGGGCTTGCAATGTATCCGTAATGATACGGATTTAGAGCTGCGTTACCCTTGGATGCACCAACCTAACCTTACATAG
- the csrA gene encoding carbon storage regulator CsrA → MMVIRRKIGQAIRINDDIRLVILDIQDGRITRFGIEAPEDVAVHRLEIYEQIQQENKAAMAGDALAWLKQGK, encoded by the coding sequence ATGATGGTCATACGCCGAAAAATTGGGCAAGCCATACGTATCAATGATGATATACGCCTTGTCATACTTGATATCCAAGACGGGCGTATTACCCGCTTTGGTATCGAAGCACCCGAAGATGTAGCAGTCCATAGATTAGAAATTTATGAACAAATTCAGCAAGAAAATAAGGCCGCAATGGCTGGTGATGCACTAGCTTGGCTCAAGCAAGGTAAGTAA
- a CDS encoding flagellin N-terminal helical domain-containing protein, translating into MRVTQNQMYDSLTVGINKQLKIKNDANAAISSGTRFQRPAQAGLDYKISLDLRHTQSQIKGSVEALSIADSRLSSSQTMLNDISNVLTRAQTLAVQQSSAQTSAGEQLTAAVEVRHLLDQVANSANQTWMGEALFAGTDTGATAFVQDATGAYQYQGSNQDRTVAVNTNQSITTNVRGDEPAFTNTFTALQSFITALETGDRQGISNAIGNLTSATNEVIDLTSRVGGQISAIQSYKASYSDMSFAIDKRLSEHESADVAKLVVDMQTADTALKAAYTQIANLKSMSLVNYLR; encoded by the coding sequence ATGAGAGTAACCCAAAACCAAATGTACGATAGCCTCACTGTAGGTATCAATAAACAACTCAAAATAAAAAATGATGCCAATGCAGCGATTTCATCAGGCACGCGTTTTCAACGCCCTGCTCAAGCAGGTTTAGATTACAAAATATCTTTAGACTTACGCCATACCCAAAGCCAAATCAAAGGTAGTGTTGAAGCCTTATCTATTGCGGATTCACGCTTGTCTTCAAGCCAAACTATGCTTAATGACATCAGCAATGTGTTAACCCGTGCGCAAACCTTAGCTGTACAACAATCATCAGCACAAACCAGCGCTGGCGAACAACTCACCGCAGCTGTTGAAGTACGCCACTTATTAGATCAAGTTGCCAACTCAGCCAACCAAACATGGATGGGAGAAGCTTTATTTGCGGGTACCGACACAGGCGCAACAGCTTTTGTCCAAGATGCAACTGGGGCATACCAATACCAAGGTTCCAACCAAGACAGAACAGTTGCCGTGAATACCAATCAAAGCATTACTACCAATGTACGGGGTGATGAGCCTGCTTTCACCAATACGTTCACAGCACTACAATCTTTTATCACCGCTTTAGAAACTGGCGATAGGCAAGGTATCAGCAATGCCATTGGCAACCTCACCTCAGCAACCAATGAAGTCATCGACTTAACCAGCCGTGTGGGTGGGCAAATCAGTGCCATTCAAAGTTATAAGGCATCCTATAGTGATATGAGTTTTGCGATTGATAAGCGACTAAGTGAGCATGAGTCGGCAGATGTTGCAAAACTCGTGGTGGATATGCAAACCGCCGACACGGCATTAAAAGCAGCTTACACCCAAATTGCCAACTTAAAAAGTATGTCACTGGTAAATTATTTACGCTAA